The Streptomyces sp. NBC_01197 genome window below encodes:
- the ribH gene encoding 6,7-dimethyl-8-ribityllumazine synthase: protein MSGKGAPELTVKNCGDLRVAVIAAQWHEKVMDGLVDGALRALGELGIDEPTLLRVPGSFELPVVAKVLAGRGYDAIVALGVVIRGGTPHFEYVCQGVTGGLTQVSVETGVPIGFGVLTCDTEEQALDRAGLAGSNEDKGHEAVTAAVATATTLRTVSEPWR, encoded by the coding sequence ATGAGCGGCAAGGGCGCACCCGAACTCACCGTGAAGAACTGCGGCGACCTGCGCGTGGCCGTCATCGCGGCCCAGTGGCACGAGAAGGTCATGGACGGCCTCGTCGACGGCGCGCTGCGCGCCCTGGGCGAGCTGGGCATCGACGAACCGACCCTGCTGCGGGTCCCGGGCAGCTTCGAACTCCCGGTGGTCGCCAAGGTCCTCGCGGGCCGCGGCTACGACGCGATCGTCGCTCTCGGCGTGGTCATCAGGGGCGGCACCCCGCACTTTGAGTATGTCTGCCAGGGCGTCACGGGCGGCCTCACGCAGGTCTCGGTCGAGACCGGCGTCCCGATCGGCTTCGGCGTGCTGACCTGCGACACCGAGGAGCAGGCGCTGGACCGCGCCGGCCTCGCAGGATCCAACGAGGACAAGGGGCACGAAGCGGTCACCGCGGCTGTCGCCACCGCGACCACACTGCGCACGGTCAGCGAACCCTGGCGCTGA
- a CDS encoding phosphoribosyl-ATP diphosphatase, translating to MANKTFEELFSELQLKAANGDPSTSRTAELVGKGVHAIGKKVVEEAAEVWMAAEHEGKEAAAEEISQLLYHVQVMMVARGISLDDVYAHL from the coding sequence ATGGCGAACAAAACCTTCGAAGAGCTCTTCTCCGAGCTCCAGCTCAAGGCCGCCAACGGCGACCCCTCCACTTCCCGTACCGCCGAACTGGTGGGCAAGGGCGTGCATGCCATCGGCAAGAAGGTCGTCGAGGAGGCAGCCGAGGTGTGGATGGCAGCCGAGCACGAGGGCAAGGAAGCCGCCGCCGAGGAGATCTCGCAGCTGCTGTACCACGTTCAGGTGATGATGGTCGCCCGTGGGATCTCACTCGACGACGTCTACGCCCACCTCTGA
- the hisG gene encoding ATP phosphoribosyltransferase: MLRIAVPNKGSLSGPAMAMLHEAGYQQRKESKELVLVDPVNQVEFFYLRPRDIAIYVSSGKLDIGITGRDLLLDSGADAEEILQLGFARSTFRYATKPGTAKGPEDFGGLTIATSYEGIVAKALADQGIDASVVHLDGAVETAIELGVAQVIADVVETGTSLRNAGLEVIGEPIMKSEAVVIRRTGAGADEPKVQQFLRRLQGVLVARSYVMMDYDCRVEHLEQAVALTPGLESPTVSPLHHEGWVAVRSMVAAREAQRIMDDLYALGARAILTTAIHACRL, from the coding sequence ATGCTGCGCATCGCCGTCCCCAACAAGGGTTCTCTCTCCGGGCCTGCGATGGCGATGCTCCATGAGGCCGGCTACCAGCAGCGCAAGGAGTCCAAGGAGCTCGTCCTCGTCGACCCGGTGAACCAGGTCGAGTTCTTCTACCTCCGCCCGCGCGACATCGCGATCTACGTCAGCTCCGGCAAGCTCGACATCGGCATCACCGGCCGCGACCTGCTGCTGGACTCCGGGGCCGACGCGGAGGAGATCCTCCAGCTCGGCTTCGCCCGATCGACCTTCCGGTACGCCACCAAGCCCGGCACCGCGAAGGGCCCGGAGGACTTCGGCGGCCTGACGATCGCGACCTCGTACGAGGGAATCGTCGCCAAGGCCCTCGCGGACCAGGGCATCGACGCGTCCGTCGTCCACCTCGACGGCGCCGTCGAGACGGCCATCGAGCTGGGCGTCGCCCAGGTCATCGCGGACGTCGTGGAGACCGGCACCTCACTGCGGAACGCCGGACTCGAAGTCATCGGCGAGCCGATCATGAAGTCCGAGGCCGTCGTCATCCGCCGGACCGGCGCCGGGGCCGACGAGCCCAAGGTGCAGCAGTTCCTGCGCCGCCTCCAGGGCGTCCTGGTGGCACGGAGCTACGTGATGATGGACTACGACTGCCGGGTCGAGCACCTGGAACAGGCCGTGGCCCTCACTCCCGGCCTGGAGTCGCCGACCGTCTCCCCGCTGCACCACGAGGGATGGGTCGCCGTCCGCTCGATGGTCGCGGCCAGGGAAGCCCAGCGGATCATGGACGACCTCTACGCACTCGGCGCCCGCGCCATCCTGACCACGGCCATCCACGCCTGCCGTCTCTGA
- a CDS encoding PH domain-containing protein translates to MTAPELPALPVTFRPTRTRVVLLSVGTVMFVVLTVVSLMLETLNPGERVSFIFTAAVFFGVLALLSRPKVVADEDGVTVVNLTSRRRLAWPEILHVNLRPGDAWVFLDLSDGTSLPALGIQPGIGKAQAIRDARALRALADARGPADPDPIAPAE, encoded by the coding sequence ATGACCGCCCCCGAACTTCCCGCCCTCCCGGTCACCTTCAGGCCGACCCGTACCCGGGTGGTGCTGTTGTCCGTGGGGACGGTCATGTTCGTCGTCCTCACCGTCGTCTCCCTGATGCTGGAGACCCTGAACCCGGGTGAACGCGTCTCGTTCATCTTCACCGCCGCGGTCTTCTTCGGGGTGCTGGCGCTGCTCAGCCGCCCCAAGGTCGTCGCGGACGAGGACGGCGTCACCGTCGTCAATCTCACATCCAGGCGCCGGCTGGCCTGGCCGGAGATCCTGCACGTCAACCTGCGCCCCGGCGACGCCTGGGTCTTCCTCGACCTCAGCGACGGAACCAGCCTCCCCGCCCTCGGTATCCAGCCCGGTATCGGCAAGGCCCAGGCCATCCGCGACGCCCGCGCCCTGCGCGCCCTGGCGGACGCACGCGGCCCTGCCGACCCCGACCCGATCGCGCCGGCGGAGTAG
- a CDS encoding hemolysin family protein, with protein sequence MTIPLLLLGAAFLLILANGFFVAAEFGLVTVERPDAERAAADGDRRARTVVRALRELSFQLSGTQLGITITSLVVGMLAEPALAELLKGPLTATGLPEEAVSGISVVLGMLLAAAVQMVLGELVPKNWAVSRPLQVARFVAGPQHLFSTAFRPVISLLNTVANRLVRALGVEPADELASARTPGELVSLARHSAQAGTLEQDTADLFVRTLSLAGLTAQHVMTPRVKVSALQSSATAADVLNLTRATGLSRFPVYRERIDEVVGMVHLKDALAVAVQARHRTSVARVAVAPLLVPETLPVQQLLERLRTEQPIAVVVDEYGGTAGVVTLEDIVEELVGEVRDEHDGADADRPELSPAPAEDGNPAWEADGSCRVLTLRRIGLEVPEGPYETVAGLVADLLGRIPAPGDRAELPGWRLSVRRVERYRAERVRLVRTADVPVPVMEGVR encoded by the coding sequence ATGACCATTCCCCTTCTGCTCCTCGGAGCGGCTTTCCTCCTGATCCTCGCCAACGGATTCTTCGTCGCGGCCGAATTCGGCCTCGTCACAGTGGAGCGGCCGGACGCCGAACGCGCCGCCGCGGACGGCGACCGGCGGGCCCGCACCGTCGTACGGGCCCTGCGGGAACTCTCCTTCCAGCTCTCCGGCACCCAGCTCGGCATCACCATCACCTCGCTGGTGGTCGGAATGCTCGCCGAGCCCGCGCTCGCCGAGCTGCTCAAGGGACCGCTCACCGCCACCGGACTGCCCGAAGAGGCCGTGTCCGGTATCAGCGTGGTGCTCGGCATGCTGCTCGCCGCCGCCGTGCAGATGGTGCTCGGCGAACTGGTCCCGAAGAACTGGGCGGTGTCCAGGCCGCTCCAGGTGGCCCGGTTCGTCGCCGGTCCCCAGCACCTCTTCTCGACCGCCTTCCGGCCGGTGATCAGCCTGCTGAACACCGTCGCCAACCGGCTGGTCCGGGCGCTCGGCGTCGAGCCCGCCGACGAGCTGGCCTCGGCCCGTACCCCCGGCGAACTCGTCTCGCTGGCCCGTCACTCGGCACAGGCCGGCACGCTGGAACAGGACACGGCTGACCTCTTCGTACGGACCCTCTCGCTGGCCGGGCTCACGGCCCAGCACGTCATGACGCCCCGGGTGAAGGTCAGCGCACTCCAGTCGTCGGCGACGGCGGCCGACGTACTGAACCTCACCCGCGCCACCGGCCTCTCCCGCTTCCCCGTCTACCGGGAGCGCATCGACGAGGTCGTCGGCATGGTCCATCTGAAGGACGCGCTCGCCGTGGCTGTGCAGGCCAGGCACCGGACCTCGGTGGCACGGGTCGCCGTCGCACCGCTGCTGGTGCCCGAGACGCTGCCCGTGCAGCAGCTGCTTGAGCGGCTGCGCACCGAGCAGCCGATCGCCGTGGTGGTGGACGAGTACGGCGGCACCGCCGGAGTCGTCACCCTGGAGGACATCGTCGAGGAGCTGGTCGGGGAGGTCAGGGACGAGCACGACGGCGCCGACGCCGACCGCCCCGAGCTGTCCCCGGCCCCCGCCGAGGACGGCAACCCCGCCTGGGAGGCCGACGGCAGCTGCCGGGTCCTCACCCTGCGGCGGATAGGTCTTGAGGTCCCCGAGGGCCCGTACGAGACCGTCGCCGGCCTCGTGGCCGACCTGCTGGGACGCATCCCCGCCCCGGGCGACCGGGCCGAACTCCCCGGCTGGCGGCTCTCGGTCCGCAGGGTCGAGCGCTACCGCGCCGAGCGGGTGCGGCTCGTCCGCACCGCCGATGTGCCCGTCCCGGTCATGGAGGGCGTGCGATGA